One Fusarium musae strain F31 chromosome 6, whole genome shotgun sequence DNA segment encodes these proteins:
- a CDS encoding hypothetical protein (EggNog:ENOG41~MEROPS:MER0001399) yields the protein MKLLAGLALASMAVAAPLVDKRAPTPLNVELKMQGNSKVKAVITNNGKSNLKLLKVGTFLDTAPVERAQVFSAEKKTVPFDGVRIALDTTQLDDTAFQSIPSGNSYEVEFDIAEFHDLSAGGKFSVLSSGALSFAQENSTELIGSVPFYSNRLEAEVDGPQAFSVRTAFHQKRAQVQSDCSGSKLQVTQAALSNCARQASAAQQAASNGPAAKVEEYFKNSDAGTRSTVADVFAKIAAECGSTNAGDTRYYCTDVYGACQNGVLAYTVPGGNYMAYCDLYFERLPATTSTCHGQDQGNTNLHEMTHLNQIKGTSDYGGYGYNFLQSLTAEQNINHADTYALFANAVSLGC from the exons ATGAAGCTGCTTGCTGGTCTTGCTCTCGCCTCTATGGCTGTCGCTGCGCCCCTGGTGGATAAGCGCGCTCCTACTCCCTTGAACGttgagttgaagatgcaagGGAACTCAAAGGTCAAGGCTGTTATCACCAATAATGGGAAGAGCAActtgaagcttctcaaggttgGAACATTCCTTGATACGGCTCCTGTTGAGAGGGCTCAGGTTTTCTCTGCTG AGAAAAAGACTGTCCCCTTTGACGGTGTTCGCATCGCCCTCGACACCACCCAGCTCGATGACACCGCCTTCCAGAGCATACCCTCTGGCAACTCCTATGAAGTCGAATTCGACATCGCCGAGTTCCACGATCTTTCCGCAGGCGGCAAGTTCAGCGTCCTCTCATCCGGCGCCCTATCCTTCGCCCAGGAGAACTCCACCGAGTTGATCGGCTCAGTTCCCTTCTACTCCAACCGTCTCGAAGCCGAAGTCGACGGTCCACAGGCCTTCTCCGTCCGCACCGCTTTCCACCAGAAGCGCGCTCAAGTGCAGAGTGATTGTTCTGGCAGCAAGCTTCAGGTCACTCAAGCTGCCCTGTCGAACTGTGCTAGACAGGCTTCTGCTGCTCAGCAGGCTGCTTCCAACGGTCCTGCTGCGAAGGTGGAAGAGTACTTCAAGAACTCTGACGCTGGGACTCGCTCGACAGTCGCTGATGTCTTTGCCAAGATCGCTGCCGAGTGTGGGTCGACCAACGCTGGAGACACTAGATACTACTGTACCGATGTTTACGGCGCGTGCCAGAACGGTGTTCTTGCGTATACTGTTCCTGGAGGAAACTACATGGCCTACTGCGATCTGTACTTTGAGCGTCTTCCTGCTACCACTTCAACTTGCCATGGTCAGGACCAGGGTAACACTAACTTGCACGAGATGACCCATCTTAACCAGATCAAGGGAACTTCCGACTATGGTGGTTATGGATACAACTTCCTCCAAAGCTTGACTGCTGAGCAGAACATCAACCACGCTGATACCTATGCTCTGTTCGCCAATGCTGTCAGCCTGGGATGTTAG
- a CDS encoding hypothetical protein (EggNog:ENOG41), whose product MSDWVDNVDLSPEGPRHLAKWYVGENAFSGLIEWTTAMPEALKPCLAAVTERLPTDENRPEEARTLVFDPFIDLGFKRGLLYKCVEQPTNLRDAITRTPKPSSQHRRALARTIATQVRSLYVHFRIDHPALRTESFVFFVNSDPNLNTPYILDWARQASPEMYQHPEYQAGKPLWSDHVWSLMMVLSEIADWKPLKKEIQDHAELRSRKLERKRLVTSPSWKGAMTAELFQFGFEFLDKDRSTLEEYSHWEVKRFYDGLCKLLDPL is encoded by the coding sequence ATGTCAGACTGGGTAGACAATGTCGATTTGAGCCCAGAAGGCCCGCGACATCTAGCCAAATGGTACGTGGGTGAGAATGCCTTCTCCGGATTGATCGAATGGACGACAGCGATGCCAGAGGCCTTGAAGCCGTGTCTGGCAGCGGTTACAGAGAGACTACCTACAGATGAGAACCGACCAGAAGAGGCTCGAACCCTGGTATTCGATCCCTTCATCGACCTTGGATTCAAGCGCGGCTTACTCTACAAGTGCGTTGAGCAGCCTACCAATCTGCGTGATGCCATCACACGCACCCCAAAGCCCTCCTCGCAACACAGGCGTGCCCTTGCCAGAACTATTGCGACGCAGGTCCGGTCCCTGTACGTCCACTTTCGGATTGATCACCCAGCTCTGCGGACCGAaagcttcgtcttcttcgttAATTCCGACCCAAATCTCAACACGCCCTATATTCTCGACTGGGCGCGACAAGCATCTCCCGAGATGTACCAACATCCTGAATACCAAGCCGGGAAACCTCTCTGGTCCGACCACGTCTGgtccttgatgatggtgctgTCTGAGATTGCTGACTGGAAGCCACTTAAAAAGGAAATTCAGGACCACGCCGAGTTACGCAGCAGGAAACTTGAGAGGAAGCGACTGGTGACAAGTCCCAGTTGGAAGGGTGCCATGACCGCGGAGCTCTTCCAGTTCGGCTTCGAATTTCTTGACAAGGATCGCAGCACACTTGAGGAGTACAGCCATTGGGAGGTCAAGCGCTTCTATGATGGATTGTGCAAGCTTCTGGACCCTTTGTGA
- a CDS encoding hypothetical protein (EggNog:ENOG41), whose amino-acid sequence MHTDQAVFYLAPANEFALDIVRHPENSNRRCQDPRDPKKLCLRIGLDQESKSPPYLVSFGRRDHNDVILDKYFPRTDQCYFEFNKESGELLLHDISKAGDTQLAEIGRIIEKDETRSIEIEKKSGSFEITKAPRQCVVLLGPDLYQDRIEWLFKIRDAEFLLIPGPTQLIEEKLAFARNTNNDEALERTLQARRTLDLQPDGSLALELRSTYFRALPKQENDKLIRFRKLKLLGSGGQAEVYKVVDMYTGTHYACKIINVGKMAAEWKIATGKDYRIRLKREVEMLRNLTHPHIVPYTHTQNSEFSPYFEIFMPIYKGSLLDLLREPREQGLEELQAIVCQMLYQMFQALDFIHSRDPPIIHRDIKPQNILYHDDNFFLTDFGIAKAVDTSKTFIGSRPYMAPEVRENRQHTPKIDIWALGVTVVKCLEKHEDFEEQAKGEQWYEYLQTSLNRHGFSFVSMVSVKTDGRPTAHDLLQHWSTDASLGSAVPSLSPGTTARGSAPPILTDRAQTVSTTLAQPMTHDESLQLLQPKAAVIASLSVPPSPPAQPGTGHGESGKSARPGKRKRSLHDGDTLSHSSLLPVPKRFCKA is encoded by the exons ATGCACACCGACCAGGCGGTCTTCTATCTCGCCCCGGCGAACGAATTTGCTTTGGACATCGTTCGACATCCTGAAAATAGCAACCGAAGATGCCAGGACCCTAGAGACCCAAAGAAGCTATGCCTGCGAATTGGATTGGACCAAGAGTCCAAGAGCCCACCGTATCTCGTCAGTTTCGGTAGACGAGACCATAACGATGTCATCCTGGATAAGTACTTTCCAAGAACCGATCAGTGCTATTTCGAGTTTAATAAGGAAAGTGGAGAGCTTCTGCTTCACGACATATCGAAAGCTGGTGATACGCAACTCGCTGAGATCGGAAGGATCATCGAAAAAGATGAAACTCGATCTATAGAGATAGAGAAGAAGTCAGGCTCTTTCGAAATAACGAAGGCCCCTCGGCAATGTGTCGTGCTTCTCGGGCCTGACTTATACCAAGATCGCATCGAATGGTTATTCAAGATCCGTGACGCCGAGTTTCTATTGATCCCAGGGCCAACACAACTGATAGAGGAGAAGTTGGCGTTCGCTAGAAACACCAACAATGATGAGGCACTCGAAAGGACTTTGCAGGCACGCCGTACGCTCGATCTGCAACCCGACGGATCGCTAGCTCTTGAACTCCGGAGTACCTATTTCCGAGCCTTGCCCAAGCAGGAAAATGACAAGTTGATACGATTCAGAAAGCTCAAACTGCTTGGAAGTGGCGGTCAAGCTGAAGTGTACAAGGTTGTCGATATGTATACTGGTACGCACTACGCTTGCAAAATCATCAACGTGGGGAAAATGGCGGCTGAATGGAAGATTGCTACCGGGAAAGATTATCGGATAAGACTGAAACGGGAGGTAGAAATGCTCCGTAATCTGACGCAT CCTCATATCGTGCCATACACGCACACCCAGAATTCGGAATTCAGCCCCTATTTCGAAATATTCATGCCTATCTATAAAGGCAGCCTCCTCGATCTACTGCGAGAGCCCAGAGAACAGGGACTAGAGGAATTACAAGCCATAGTCTGCCAAATGCTATATCAGATGTTTCAGGCACTGGACTTCATTCATTCTCGTGATCCGCCAATCATACATCGAGACATCAAGCCGCAAAACATCCTGTACCACGACGACAACTTCTTTTTGACAGACTTTGGGATCGCCAAAGCTGTCGATACATCAAAGACTTTTATTGGATCGAGACCGTATATGGCGCCTGAAGTTAGGGAGAACAGACAGCACACGCCCAAAATTGACATATGGGCGCTCGGTGTGACAGTGGTGAAGTGTTTAGAGAAACATGAAGACTTCGAGGAACAAGCGAAAGGGGAGCAGTGGTACGAGTACCTCCAGACGAGCCTGAACCGACATGGCTTTTCTTTCGTATCTATGGTCAGCGTCAAAACCGATGGGCGTCCAACGGCTCACGACCTATTACAACACTGGTCGACCGATGCCAGCTTGGGTTCAGCAGTGCCGTCGCTTTCGCCCGGAACAACAGCGAGAGGCTCTGCACCACCTATCCTCACGGACCGGGCACAAACGGTATCCACGACGCTCGCCCAGCCCATGACACACGATGAGAGCTTGCAGCTATTGCAACCTAAGGCGGCGGTAATTGCATCGCTTAGCGTGCCTCCCAGTCCGCCGGCACAGCCAGGAACCGGACACGGAGAATCTGGCAAGTCTGCGAGGCCTGGCAAGCGTAAGAGGTCATTGCATGATGGGGATACACTGTCTCACTCCTCTCTGCTACCGGTACCGAAACGGTTTTGTAAGGCATAG